The sequence GCTCGCTGGTGGGGAACTTGCGGCCGCAGTACTGGCAGCGATTGCCGTCCCGGGCAAAGATGTTCCGGCGGTTCAGCTTGACATCCTTGGCCGGCAACCGGTCGTACAACGTCAGCCGGATGATCCGGGGCACCGCCAGACTGAACCGGACCGTCCGCACCCAGTCGTACTGGTGCGGCTCGAACCGCTCCTTCAGCTCGGACAACTCGCACCAACTCTCGAAATCGTAGGAGAGATAACGCCCGTCCTCGACGTGCACCACCTCGGCCAGGTGGCGATAGAGGAGAGAAAATGCCCGCTTCGCGCTCGTGACGCGAATGGCCATATAGTGCCGGTTCAGAATCAGGACATGACAGTCAAGCCCTGCTCCCGGACCAAACACCTGCATTGTTGCCGTCGCGGTGGGGAAAACTTCGCCCTCCTTACGACCGGACGGCCCGAAGCCAACCGGCCATCAAGGACCACGTTTCGACGTCCCGCGCCGACTTCACCAAGTCGTCCCATACCAGTATACCGGACCCTCAGGGGAGCCGCAACCGGCGGGCCGAAAAACTCGCCCGGCCCTTCCGGCCCCGACGAACCAGATAACATACCCCCACGCGCAAACGTGCACGCAGAAACACGCTTCCAGCGCCTGAGGCAACACCCTGGCCCCCCGCACAAGTCAGACCTCCTCGATTTCCTTGGCCTTGGCTGTAACCAGGCTGTCAATCTGCCCTTCGTATTTGGTCGTCAGCGTCTGGATGCTCTCCTTGGTCTTCTCGGCATCGTCCTCAGACATGGTCTTGGCCTTCTCCTCGGTGTCTATCTGGCGATTGGCGTCTCGACGCGTGTTGCGGATCGCAACCTTCTGGTTCTCACCCAGCTTACGCACCTGGGCGAGGAGCTTCTGCCGCCGTTCGCCCGACAGGGGCGGAACAGGCAGCCGGATGACCTTGCCGTCACTCATCGGCGTGATGCCCAGCTCGGATGCCTGAATCGCCCGCTCGATGTCCTTGAGGACGCTCGGGTCATAGGGCTTGATCAGCAGCAGGTTGCCCTCGGGAACGGAGATGCTCGCCAGCTCACGCAGATCCATCGTCGAGCCGTACGATTCGACCGGAACCTTGAGGTGCTCCACCAGACCGGGAGAGGCACGCCCGGTGCGAATGGTCCGCAACTCCTGGCGCAGGAAGTTGACCGCCTTGTCCATCAGCTCTTCACACTCAAACTCGATTTCGTCAGCAGGCATGCGTCTGGACTCCCTGACAGTTCCATCATCCAAGAATCGATGACCGCCATTGTAAAGACGGGAACAACGACGGGCAATATCAGAACACGCCAAAATCGCCGTAGAGAACGGCGGCCGTGGCCAGGCCCCACAGAATCACCGTGGCCAGGAAGGCCTTGTCCCGGATGAACAGCTCGGTGGGCCCGGTCACCTTGCCCAATTCGATGAGCATGGCGTATCGGAAAATGCCGTAGATGACCAGCGGAAGGGTGAATCCCAGATACTCCTTGCGAGTGTCGAACGTGGAGAGCGGCGGAGTGTGATCCTTGATGTAAAGCAGGAAGGTGACGATGGCGATGCCGCCGGATGTGCTCAGCAGGTTGTTCAGCAGATCGGGTGTGTAGCGGACCAGGAGGGGCCGATGGCCGATGAGGTCATCACTGTCGCCGATCATGGCAATCTCGCAACGGCGCTTTCCAAAGCCCAGAAACAGGCAGAGCATGAACGTGCAAACCAGTAGCCAGAAGGACACCGGTACATCAATGGCACAGGCCCCGGCAAGCGCTCGCAGCACGAAAAGAACGGCAATAACCAGAACGTCGAGCAGCATGCGGTGCTTCAGCACCAGGGAGTACGACATGGTCAGGGCCAGGTAGCCGCCCAGAACCCATCTGAACTGCGGTGGAAGAAACGCGCTGATCACCGCCGCGGCGGCCAGCAGGACGACAATCGTCACCCCGGCCGTGGGAAGCTTGACCGCACCGCTGGCAATCGGACGGTTCTTCTTGGTCGGATGGTGGGCGTCACGCTCGCGGTCAAGGATGTCGTTGAGGATGTACCCGGCCGAGGCCGCTAGGCAGAAGGCGACAAACGCGGCCAGCGACAGAGCCACCTGACGGCTGTCGCCCATCTGGTTGCCGAAAACCAGGGCGGCAAACACGAAGACGTTCTTCACCCAGTCCGCAGGTCGAAGCAGTCGCACGTAGGTCAGCATGGGGTGATAGTGTAGAATGGCAAACGCCGGATGCAACCGTAAAAAAGGACCGGGCCGGACTCCCCCAACAGTCGTCCGGCCCGCGTACCCCTATAGACCCCTCCGAAAAGCACCCCTGGTTGCTTACTTCCCCCTGCGTGTCCCCCTTGCCCCGATCTCGCGTCGGGGCGGTCGTGTCCCCCCTGTCGGTCCCTCCGGAAAACCTCCGGCGCCCGCATGGAATCGGCAAGACGGGCAGGCCAACGCCCGCCTTGCCGGTGAGAGCTTACTGCAGCAGAGCCAGAGCGTAGGTCTGCTGGGAGTTGGCCGTGCTCAGCATCGCGATGGCCGCGTTCAGCAGAGCAGTCTGCCGCTCGAGGTTGGCCGTCTCGGCTGCATAGTCCACACTGTCAATCTGGTTGACGGCCTCGGTCATGCCCTCCTGGGCGGCAGTCAGGGCATTGATCGTCGAGCCAACCTGGTACTTGTTGAAACTCCCGATGCGCGCCTGCATGTCAGAGACCTGCAGACTGGCCGCTCGGGCAATCTGCACCGCCTCGGAGTTGCTGGCGGTGAGCGAGTTCGCCCCGCCGCTCTTCAACGTACTCAGGTAGCCGCCGTTGGTCGCCAGATCGTACTGGCCGAGTTCCTGCGTGTTCAGGTAGCCCATACCGATCGTGGCTCGCGTGGTGCTGTCCGTTCCCAGCTGGAAGGTGGCACCACCACCGGCCACAGTGATGGTTCGACTGGTTCCTGCCGTGTCGACGGCCAGGTTGAAGCTCAGGCTGATGCCGTTGCTGTTCACGAAGACCTTCGTGCCCTGGGCATTGGCCTTCTCGCCGTTGACCAGAACCTGGGCATCTCTGCCCGAGGTCTTGATCGTATTCGTGCCGTCCAGCTTGACGGCACCGTTGATCTTGGACACCGCCACGAAGGCGTCGGAACCCTTGGTCGTGGACATGAAAATCAGCCTCTTGCTGGCTGTCGTGCCGACGATGGCGCTTACCCCGGTCACTTCCTTCTGGGCATTGATCGCCGCACGCTGCTGGGCACTGGTGAGACCGGCCGACAGCGTGATCGTCGCGGTGCCGAGCTTGCCGGTAATCTGCAGCACGGTCGTGGCCGACAAGGTCACGGAGCTGGCGGCAGTGGCCGACGCGGCATAAGCGTAGGTGGCCGCTGCGGTCACATTCAGAGACAGCGAAACGTTGCCGCTCTGATTGGGATCGCGGGCGTAAACCCGGATGTCCTTGACCGACGGCGAACTGTTGGTGTAGGCGTTGATCCGGTTCTCGCCGTTGAAGATCTTCTGGCCGTTGAACTCGGCCTTGTTGATCAGGCGGTCAATCGAGGCGATCGACTGGTCAATCTGGGCCTGGTAGGCCATCTTTTCCTCGATCGAGACGCTCGAACCCTGGGCCTCCAGGACCATGCGCTCGATCTCGGAGGTGAGGGTGGCAACCTCGGTCAGGGTATTGTCGGCCACGTCAAGCAGGGACTGAGTACGCTGATTGCTCTCGATGGCCGTGTTGATGGAGACCAACTCGGCGTTCAATGCGTTGAGCGCGATCAGGCCGGCCGGATCATCCGATCCCTTGTTGATCTTGTGATTGGTCGCCAGCCTCTGCATAGTGGTCGACTGCTCGTTCTGGATTCTGGAGATCGCGGAGAGGATCTTGAAAGACGCAGCGTTCATACCAATTGTCATTGCCATCTTCGTGCCCCTTTGCATTCGGCGAGGTCTAAAGGTCGGACAAACGGTAAGATATAACCGCGCTCCGCCAAACGGATTGGAGCCTTTTTTTGGGCGAATTCTGCACCTCGCTGCGCCGCCGCAAGTTGCGCGCGTGGCCTCACGCTTGACTCGAAGGTCCGGATTCCTTGCGGAACTCGAAGAGACCGGTATGATCGCAGGATCCAAATGCATGGGAGGATGGATATGGATCTCTCACTGGCCGGGTGGAGTCTGCATCGGCGCTTCCAGAACAAGGAGCGTCCGCTAAGCCTGCTCGACTATCCGGCAACGGCCCGCGATGAGTTCAAGATCGACCGGGTGGAACTGAACAGCCCATTCTTCGAGTATGCCAACCGCGATGCAACCGTCGGCGGCCCGTTCCGGCGAGGCTACATCCGAGAGTTGCGAGGCCGAGCCGACCAGGCGGGCGTCAAGATCGTGGCCATCGCCGTGGACGGGCACGGGGATCTGTCGGACCTGGACGCCCGACAGCGAGCCCAGGCCCTGGATCGTCACCGCAAGTGGTTCGATGCCTGCCACGAACTGAACTGCCCTGCGTTCCGGGCCAACTCCGGGGGACCACGCGCCGGGGAGATCGGCGCGAACCACGTGGGCTGCTGCACGGAGTCCTTCGCCAAGCTGGCGGAATGGGCCGGCGAGGCGGGTGTGACCGTGCTCATGGAGAACCACTGGGGACTCTCGGCCGATCCGGACCGGTTGGTCGCCGTCATCCGGAACGTGGCCAGTGACGCGTTGGGGGCCCTCGCGGATTTCCGGAACTTCCCCCCAACGGTCGATCCGTACACCGCCCTGGCCAGGATCGCCCCTTGGACTCGTTACGTGCACGCCAAGTTCTTGAGCTTCAACGCGCAGAGCGAGGATCCGGACTTCGACACCGCCCGGGTCATGGGCATCTTCCGGGACGCGGGCTATCGGGGCTTGTTCGGCATTGAGTTCGAGGGAGCGGGAGATGACCACGACGGCGTGTTACGCAGCCGTGATCTGCTCGAGCGCTATGCCTATACCCTGTAGCCTCGGCCCGGCAGTCCAGGTCCGGATATCGGCGGGCTCGTTGCGTTCAGGTGACTTCACACCTACACTAGCCCGCCGCCAGCATGACAGGATCATTGAATCGCTGGCGGGACATTGCCGAAAACGGACTACAGGTTACTGATGGTCGATGGTCCATTGAGGAGTCATCATGGCGAATTACGCACTGCTGTCCGCCAACGGGGGTGATCGTCCGGGAATCGTGGCCGCCATCACGGCCGTGCTGCTCGAGAGCGACTGCAACATCGAAGATTCTCAGATGGCTCGCCTGGGGCCGGAGTTCGCCTGCATGTTGGTGATTCGCATGCCCGAGGGCATGGTGAGCCATCAGCTCGAGACTCGGCTGGCGGGCGTTATCACCGAGCTGGGACTGCGGTTGAGGGTCCAGGATCTTCGCCCCGAGGAGGCCAGCGAGACCCGATCCGATCAGCCCAAGCACCTCATCCACGTGTACGGTGCCGATCGCAAGGGCATTGTGCATCGCATCAGTCGACATCTGGCCGAACGCAGTGTGAATATCACCAACCTCCAGACGGAGGTTATTCATCATGAGACCCCGCTCTACGTCATGATGATCGAGGTCGAGATCCCGCCCTTTGTCGATGCGGCCCGCCTCCAGGACGAGCTTTCCGGGCTCGGCCGGCAGATCGACGTGGTCGTGTCGATGAAACCCAAGGACGACGCCAGATTCTGATCGTCCCACGCCCCGGAGCACGGGACAAAGGGCCAGAGACGCGCGACCCCCGGGGACAAGGCCCATCGGGGGTTTCACTTTCAGCCGGAATCACGGCAATAGCTGGCCTCGACCGGCGTCTATATTCATATCATGACCGCTGAGTCCTTCGAAACGATCGAGACCGCGACCTTGGGGGTGAAAAGCCCGGCCTTCCCCGAAAACCGCCGGTTTGCCGCAGATGGCGGCGTCGGAAACCGTTTCCCCGTTGTCGAGACCGGCGATCCCGACTACTTCCCCTCCGGTCTGTCACCCATCGCAGAACTCGCCTGGGAACTGGGGCTGGTCGACCCGGACTGATGCTCGTCAAGGCATGGCTGGCGTCGCACGTTCGATCTCGCTACATTATCGCTGCCATCAGAACAGGCCGCCGGCCTGTCGAGCCGACGGCGTTCATAGCGGGAGTGACTGAACATGCCGACGCTCAGCGCATTTGCCGACGAGGTGAGCCAGGATCCCCAACTCCAGATGGATACCCTGAGTGCCAATGGCATCCGGTACATCGAGTTGCGCGGCGCCTGTGGCCTTAACGTCCTGAAGCTGTCCGACGCGCAGTGTGTGGACTTGAGGAAGCAGTTTGCCGATCGAGGCTTTGGCGTTTCGTGTATTGCCTCGCCGATCGGCAAGGTTCGTCTCGACGATGACTACCGCCAGCATTTCGACGAGTTCAAGCACGCGGTCGATCTGGCAGAGCTGTTCGGCTGCCGATATATCCGCATTTTCAGCTACTATGCCCCGGCAGGAAAGGACATCGCCGACTGTCGGGCCCAGGTGGTCGACCGGCTCAATGAGAAGGTGGACTATGTCGCCAACCGCAACGTGACCTTGGTGCTGGAAAACGAGAAGAACCTGTTCGGAGCGCTGCCCGAACGCTGTGTGTACCTGTTTGCGGCCGTCCGGTCCAAGAAGCTCGTGGGAGCCTTCGACCCGGCGAACTTCGTGAACATGAACGTCCCCGACGTCTATAGCACCTGTTGGGTGCCTTTGCGTCCGTTTGTCGGCTACTTCCACATCAAGGACTTTCGGTACGGCGAGGAGGAGCGGGCGGTTCCGGCCGGCCAGGGGGACGGCTGTATTCCAGCGATTCTGAAAGATGCCGCCGCTGACGGCTACGACGGGTTCCTGGCCTTGGAGCCCCATTTGGCCAAAGCGGAGCACTCCACCGGGCAAACCGGGCCCGAGTTGTTCAAGGTCGCCGCCGATGCGCTCAAGTCAATCTGTGCCGATATCGGCTGGCGGGTCTGATCCCTCCCGGCGTTGCGTCAGAACAACCGTTTCCTAAGTGTCCTGATAATCTAACGTTATGACTTGCGGGGATGGTCTGGTCACAGGGGCCTGTTGTAGCCAGGCAACATGGAATCCGTCGTGGCCTTTCGACGGTATTTCGTCTCGCGGCCGCTCTGTCGCTTTAAACCTTTGTCCGGCATTAGGTTAAGCCTGGGCCGGGAATCCCGCTGGTCGTCGTGGCCCGCTGGCCTGGCGCTTGCGTGGTGTGGGTCGAGGTGCCGTAGGATGTAGGTTTCCTTGGGGGGGATAGGGAGCAGGCGTGGTGGTCAGCCAGTTCCAGCAGAGCGACCGGCGGCTGCATCGCCGGCTGGTGATCAAGTTGCCGGTGGAGTGCCGGGCCAAGACGGATGACCGGGAACCCGTGCTACGGGCCGTGACCGGGAACATCAGTACAGGGGGTGTCTTCTTCGAGACAGAGCTCTCCAACGGGACCGTCCCCCCGGCGCCCGACACGATGCTGGATCTGCGTCTGCTCGTTCCTCCGGGCGAAGGTCATTTCCCTTACGAAGGTCGGGTGCAGTGTACCGCTCGGGTGGTGCGCAGCGCCGAACTCAGGGCCAGCGAGCACGACGGTATCCTGCGCAGGCATATCGGCGTGGCCGCTCGATTCTGCGAGCCCCTTCGACTCGATTTCTGATCTATGGGTCATTTAGCCTGGGCCGGCCGCGTGCGTATCCTTCGGCACGCGGTAGATCCGGGAAGGCAGCGTTCGGCGTGGCCGTCTTGGATCCAGCTCATCGTCGTAGATCAACTCGAGGTTGCGAGCCGTGTCCCAGCCTTCAGGGAACGGGGCTCGAAGGTAGACGTATTCGATACCAGCCTGCTCGAGTTCGGCGATGGACGGTCGCAGGTCAGGAAACAGGGATCCGGCCGTGAGGGAGTCGATGACGTCATTCCGCAATCCGCGGCCGTAGAGAGGGTAATTCAGGGCCCGAGCGTTGGTGGCCAGACTGACGAGGCGTGATCCGGCGGGTAAGGTGTCGATGGTGCTGGGGACACGATAGAAGGCGGCGCGGGACATGTCGCCGGTGTGCAGGCGGTAGAGCAGGGAGTCGAGTGGTCCGGCCAGCGTGCAGATGCAGGCTGTCCCGGTGGCGGCGGCGAGGACCGCAGCGGTGATGCGTGGTCGCCGGCGATGGAGGTGGGCAATAGCCAGCGAAGCCCAGCACAAGGCCAGCAGGTGGTAGATCATTCCGTAGCGGGTGCGAAACTGGAGGACCAGCACCAATGCAACCAGCATCGCCAGGGCAAGTCCGGCGATCACCGCCCGATTGGGGCGGGCCAGGGCCTGTCGGCGGGCCGCGCTGGACAGGCCGACTGCGAGGATTCCGGCGAGGATGATCGCGACCGAGAGGGGGGGGAAGTCGCTCTCGTAGCCGTCAACGCTGAGGATGGCGAGCCCGATCCTGCCGGGAAGTCGGGCCAGGTTTGGCGGCGAGGTGAGCTGGTCCCGAAGCGAGGGACGGTCGATCAGTCTCTCGGGGCTGACCCCGGGCAGCACTTCATGGCCGGCGATGCTCAGTCGCAGGGGATAGAGGGGATT comes from Phycisphaerae bacterium and encodes:
- a CDS encoding sugar phosphate isomerase/epimerase, which codes for MDLSLAGWSLHRRFQNKERPLSLLDYPATARDEFKIDRVELNSPFFEYANRDATVGGPFRRGYIRELRGRADQAGVKIVAIAVDGHGDLSDLDARQRAQALDRHRKWFDACHELNCPAFRANSGGPRAGEIGANHVGCCTESFAKLAEWAGEAGVTVLMENHWGLSADPDRLVAVIRNVASDALGALADFRNFPPTVDPYTALARIAPWTRYVHAKFLSFNAQSEDPDFDTARVMGIFRDAGYRGLFGIEFEGAGDDHDGVLRSRDLLERYAYTL
- a CDS encoding sugar phosphate isomerase/epimerase; this translates as MPTLSAFADEVSQDPQLQMDTLSANGIRYIELRGACGLNVLKLSDAQCVDLRKQFADRGFGVSCIASPIGKVRLDDDYRQHFDEFKHAVDLAELFGCRYIRIFSYYAPAGKDIADCRAQVVDRLNEKVDYVANRNVTLVLENEKNLFGALPERCVYLFAAVRSKKLVGAFDPANFVNMNVPDVYSTCWVPLRPFVGYFHIKDFRYGEEERAVPAGQGDGCIPAILKDAAADGYDGFLALEPHLAKAEHSTGQTGPELFKVAADALKSICADIGWRV
- a CDS encoding PilZ domain-containing protein, translated to MVVSQFQQSDRRLHRRLVIKLPVECRAKTDDREPVLRAVTGNISTGGVFFETELSNGTVPPAPDTMLDLRLLVPPGEGHFPYEGRVQCTARVVRSAELRASEHDGILRRHIGVAARFCEPLRLDF
- a CDS encoding decaprenyl-phosphate phosphoribosyltransferase, translating into MLTYVRLLRPADWVKNVFVFAALVFGNQMGDSRQVALSLAAFVAFCLAASAGYILNDILDRERDAHHPTKKNRPIASGAVKLPTAGVTIVVLLAAAAVISAFLPPQFRWVLGGYLALTMSYSLVLKHRMLLDVLVIAVLFVLRALAGACAIDVPVSFWLLVCTFMLCLFLGFGKRRCEIAMIGDSDDLIGHRPLLVRYTPDLLNNLLSTSGGIAIVTFLLYIKDHTPPLSTFDTRKEYLGFTLPLVIYGIFRYAMLIELGKVTGPTELFIRDKAFLATVILWGLATAAVLYGDFGVF
- a CDS encoding HNH endonuclease, with translation MQVFGPGAGLDCHVLILNRHYMAIRVTSAKRAFSLLYRHLAEVVHVEDGRYLSYDFESWCELSELKERFEPHQYDWVRTVRFSLAVPRIIRLTLYDRLPAKDVKLNRRNIFARDGNRCQYCGRKFPTSELSLDHVVPRSQNGRATWDNLVCCCLQCNVKKGGRTPVQAGMTLIVLPAKPRRSPALTVQLSSHRYRSWKQFLDHAYWHVELK
- the frr gene encoding ribosome recycling factor; protein product: MPADEIEFECEELMDKAVNFLRQELRTIRTGRASPGLVEHLKVPVESYGSTMDLRELASISVPEGNLLLIKPYDPSVLKDIERAIQASELGITPMSDGKVIRLPVPPLSGERRQKLLAQVRKLGENQKVAIRNTRRDANRQIDTEEKAKTMSEDDAEKTKESIQTLTTKYEGQIDSLVTAKAKEIEEV